TGAAGCTCCATTCCCCCTCGCTGTCGAagcgcgctggctgcccgctgttgggtgacgtaagcagaatGTCGCTTGGAGGTGCGCGGCTctgcgctcgctgcagcctcctAGCTTCGGTTTCGCGTGCGCCGATAGCCAATTTTCGCCGTGCCACAGTGCCGAGGGTAATCGCATATTTCCAGATCCAAACGTTGATATGGCTCGTATGGAGAGCTCGCTTAAATTTCCCAATTACACTGAGCCTGCTGAAACTAAAGGTTTAAAGGTTAATggctttttgttaattagcgactaattaccaAGCATCATCCATCACTTCGAGGGCGCCACCACTGACTGCATGTCTGCGAAAGAACTGTCCTTTTGTTTTAAAGCGGCTATTTTTCAATATTACTTAGTCTTCGTaaagaaacacctggtataatTTGAATATATATTTGCATATGTAAATATGTAACCTTCTTTGGTCGAGGCACGTTTGCAGTCAGAGAGCATGAGGTGCTGTGGAGAGTGGAGAGCGGTGCCCAGGTAGTTATATATGCCTCTGCTGCTGCCCTCCTTTTCTCCTATTGTCCAATCCTCGAACCGATGAGCGCGTGCGAGCTGTGGGGTACGTAGCTGCGCCCAGTGGCGTCACTAGCTCGGAGTGCGCCCGGGCACGCAGCCCGGGGTGGTCCAGAATGCATACAAAAAAGTTTccagaatgaaaacaaaaaagaccatggagatttacaagaatgggaagaacatctctttaatcttttttctcttcctcataACTTCTCTACCTATACATACCTTGTACCGATATCTATATGCCTTCAActgatccggtcgtatcaatctcttccctgcttttttccaccaatactctcaacggctcttgcttatctcggctgctgactggttgatgcttccgtccactttaaacctaagcgcttctggaaggagtacgttacctacgggtctcactgggtgaatcccttcacaaaCCAAAtgttaggatgtgctgagtggtctccggatttttgctgcaccatacacatgcctcatcttgttgtgagtatttgctccagtatgctctcgtccttaggcaaccagctcgagtgTTAAATAGCAAGGCGCTGCCCTTTGTGTAATCATACAGGTGTTCCCTTCGAATCTGTTTCTTCCCATTCTAGTAAATCTCCATGTTggttttgtttccattctttgcatcgaaTTCACCGTCTCTGTTTCTCACACTTACTTTTTGATGACTCCTTATTAACACTTTCACTTACCCTGTACTGggttgcaggggcgtagccagaaatttttttcgggggggggggggggggggggttcaccggcccgaccggggggggggggggggggggcatgcgtctgcttttctctacgtgacgtgatcgataatatatattggtagtttaagcagactctatacatgtatatcaaagacatgggacggGGGCCCcctcccaaccccccccccccccccccctcgcgtgtgtttgtgaagaaattaagtaaacagtaaagcaagctcagtaaaatacagtaagcatGACATGTACAGTGgtcgtttggagcaacggtctctcatcgcgccactgaatggaccagtcttcgaaaacgcatatttgagacgacccgcccgaacggagaagacatcattatatgttaatttccgttaagcgtagatggtgtcgtcctcgtcggggcgaagtgcgtttcacaagtcaaggacagctatacgcgtgaaaatgcatgcgtgaccaggctatacctactcccatagcaatagcttgttcgctgcgtctttgcgctagaaaacttaagtacgcgcaaaaacggggaaggctttttttttcgaagctttcatCACCCTGCTTcttcatacgagagggttgcatttcctgcggcaagtgcatgggccgctgtgtcttccgctgtgtgcgagtgtgcagccgtcatttgcctttacgtcaacagattcagaattgtacagaatatttcaccgcacagcatagatatggcatgtgtacgcattttaagtagtgcgtgcaactcatttctgcttcacttacgccggtgcaaacaggaagcggccttgtacctcacagaatctcaactgattggtgtactagttattagagcactgcacgggctcgggcttacccgaaagcccgggcccggcccggcccatgggccgggccgggccgctCCCACTTTAGCGTTGAAGGCTCCCACTTTAGCGTTCACAATGCGCGTGATTTGATACTTGGACTTAGTACTTCAGCTTGAAGAACAAAAGTAGCACATTTGTGAAATCACCTTAAGAAATACAGCACTTATTCACAGTACTCAAAATCCATAGTTGTGCAGCGCATCTCGTTCCAGAAGGCATAACTGCCACCAAAATTATTGCAAACGTTTTCTCCAGGTTACTCAAATTGCAGCCAGAATCGATGTGTAAAAGCTTGCAGAAGCTCAGTTCACAGGCTTTGTATGAtttgttattatttattattgtgtttcatttggtattttgCATGTGCCAGTCAAGTGTATGCTGCATATCAAGGGTATGTTTCTTGCGATATGTATAACACTGATCTGTATACTGTGCGCGACTCTTTGCTACTGTGTAACCTGCAGGGTGCCGAAGGCAGTTCGACCTGATTTTAATAAACATTGTTTACCTTGGTTCCTGCTATAATTCTCAGTGGAAAGCAAAAAGAAGCAAGGAATTCTCACCGTGTTTGCCCAATACGATGAACCCGGCCTATGGCTTGCAGCTCCTCCCCAAGGTTGAGAATGGGTTCGACGAGGAGCACATGTGTGGCTTCCGTCAGGTTGAGGCCTTTGGCTCCCAATGAAAGCGGAAGCAGCAGCACCATGATTGATGGGTCGTGTCTGAATAGTGCTAAATTATTCTGAAAACAGAACAAATTGCTCTCGTACAGTGATGTTAGATGGTGCCATTCTGCTATCTGGGCTTCCCTAGTTCCAGCTTTTGTCCTTAAACACAGCAAAATTGAGTTCCTTTTTGTCTGTGCACTTCTCACAGCCAGAAGTCagaggaaaaaacaaaaaattcAAAAGCAGCAATGCATGCTCAGAAGTTGTCACTACGGCTGAGCCAAATAAGGATGGCACTGCTTTGTTGCAGTTTTGCGCAGTGGTTGCGGAGCTCTGAAATTCGTTCACTTATCAACGTCTTTCTTTCATTCCAATGCAtttctcgctctcttttttttttttccagctcgCATAGTAGTGTGCACAGGGCAACCATCATCACTGAAATGTACTAGTATTTAAATTATAACCAAGCAGGCTTGTGTATCAGACGTAAAGTGTCCTGTCAAGCCTGGCAGTCATCATGGACGGTGGCTGATTTAGAACAAGGTGGCCAGCCTCCATTTGCGATAGTATGCAATAACTCCACGAGGAAGCATATGATTGTGCAGAACGAGACATGTCTTGTACAGATTGAGTCCGACACATCCTGCATTGTGCCAACCTCTCCCGCAAGCGCAGAGAATAAACTCGTTAATTGTTTATATAATCCGCAAGTCGGTTTTGTTTCCCACTCTCAATATCTAAAAGAATGAAATATACAGCGCACAACACTCTAGCTGTGTATCTGTAGCCACTACTTCCACACCACACATCATTCAAGCATAGGTGGAAAGTTTTcctttttccggggggggggggctgattaactggctacaacgcggccttttccggctcccgtttaccctcccatagaactccatgtatatgcaaaCCGCTTACAgggcagccgcgtgagacgaaataccggtttataatgcggcttccacgggaacatctcgccgacaagggcggtagcgagcacgcttctcaacgaggtgcgcccaccgatgggagaggagatcaacgagggcgatgcggaggaggagcatgagacgtggagcatgagtccaagggtgataaaatcgtcgccgcgcgccgtatgtgtgagtgaaagcgcgcgggggacgcgcgctttcgcggagagcgaacgcacagcgaagagcaaacgtgagcgaaaggccgtgggggtatgggagggaggggaaggggggggcgacgctgtgctgcggcaccaaatgcgtatcttgcaaccgggggcaagggtaactggcgaggcaatctcccacgcgaaaggagcaaagcgggaaggcagcacgggagggagggcggcttttactctgccaacaaatgc
This genomic stretch from Dermacentor silvarum isolate Dsil-2018 chromosome 2, BIME_Dsil_1.4, whole genome shotgun sequence harbors:
- the LOC119442130 gene encoding E3 ubiquitin-protein ligase SHPRH-like is translated as MVLLLPLSLGAKGLNLTEATHVLLVEPILNLGEELQAIGRVHRIGQTRKTYIHRFMVKNTIEERIVDFLKSSQTSRSCLEDHAKMTIDDLKNLFK